In the genome of Quercus robur chromosome 3, dhQueRobu3.1, whole genome shotgun sequence, one region contains:
- the LOC126716861 gene encoding GTP-binding protein SAR1A-like: MSLLSWVLAVLNWLSNFLINQPGGFNPFRVRPKEVNILLLFQDMVCLNRMVSRDERDPMNSWVSIIGNIKYKFFYIGGYQMAQRVLRDYGKMDAVVYVVDAEALTQEELLGPGEELNAQLWDHFRGPREELNALLSDEAFAEAPFLIYGLTTTGALFQLEEILCYFLGLPNVTIEPVDANARPIGVFVAQVLHAEDILDDFQGLSHYIK; the protein is encoded by the exons GGCCGTGCTGAATTGGTTAAGTAATTTCCTCATTAATCAg CCGGGCGGCTTTAATCCCTTTAGAGTTAGACCAAAAGAGGTCAACATCTTGCTGTTATTCCAGGACATGGTCTGCCTAAACCGAATGGTTTCACGGGATGAG CGGGATCCGATGAATTCGTGGGTGTCTATTATTGGGAATAtcaagtataaatttttttatattggagGATATCAGATGGCTCAAAGAGTTTTGAGAGACTATGGCAAG ATGGATGCAGTTGTGTACGTTGTGGATGCTGAGGCTCTAACTCAGGAGGAACTTTTGGGGCCAGGAGAAGAGCTGAATGCTCAACTCTGGGATCATTTTCGGGGTCCAAGAGAAGAGCTGAATGCTCTACTCTCTGATGAAGCCTTTGCGGAAGCTCCATTCCTTATTTATGGCTTAACAACTACTGGAGCTCTTTTTCAATTAGAAGAGATATTGTGTTACTTCCTCGGATTGCCCAATGTCACCATAGAGCCGGTAGACGCAAATGCCCGTCCCATTGGGGTTTTTGTGGCTCAAGTATTACACGCAGAAGATATTCTAGATGATTTCCAGGGGCTTTCTCACTACATTAAGTAG